One segment of Triticum aestivum cultivar Chinese Spring chromosome 2A, IWGSC CS RefSeq v2.1, whole genome shotgun sequence DNA contains the following:
- the LOC778419 gene encoding ethylene-responsive transcription factor ERF008 — MQQGEYRSSSSSEGSAGSAAAAAAAAAMAPLAAAAAAVAAKEEHNVTVAVAPPMPMAMAMPLQQQQPRKQYRGVRMRKWGKWVAEIREPHKRTRIWLGSYATPVAAARAYDTAVFYLRGRSARLNFPDEISALALSSPEAAEAGGGEEPGDGGGALSAASIRKKAIEVGSRVDALQTGMTTMVAAPAHHRERQRLHHHHHHAEPHGEELHRHVKQQRTAWNGRAKNPDLNQAPSPDTSDAEAE, encoded by the coding sequence ATGCAGCAGGGCGAGTACCGCTCGTCGTCTTCCAGCGAGGGCTCCGCGGGGTCGgctgctgcggctgcggcggccgcggccatggcgcccctggcggctgcggccgcggcggtggcggccaaggaggagcACAACGTGACGGTGGCCGTGGCGCCGCCCATGCCCATGGCGATGGCGATGccgctgcagcagcagcagccgcggaAGCAGTACCGCGGCGTGCGCATGCGCAAGTGGGGCAAGTGGGTGGCGGAGATCCGCGAGCCGCACAAGCGCACGCGCATCTGGCTGGGCTCCTacgccacccccgtcgccgccgcgcgCGCCTACGACACGGCCGTCTTCTACCTGCGCGGCCGGTCGGCGCGCCTCAACTTCCCCGACGAGATCTCCGCGCTGGCGCTGTCGTCGCCCGAGGCCGCCGAGGCCGGCGGAGGGGAGGagccgggcgacggcggcggcgcgctgTCGGCCGCGTCGATCCGGAAGAAGGCCATCGAGGTCGGGTCCCGCGTGGACGCGCTGCAGACCGGCATGACCACCATGGTCGCCGCGCCCGCGCACCACCGCGAGCGGCAgcggctccaccaccaccaccaccacgcggaGCCGCACGGCGAGGAGCTGCACCGCCACGTGAAGCAGCAGCGGACGGCGTGGAACGGGCGCGCCAAGAACCCGGATCTCAACCAGGCGCCGAGCCCGGACACCTCCGACGCCGAGGCCGAGTGA